ATGTCTCGCGCTCGGCCCGCGGCGTGCTGCGCGGCCTGCACTACCAGTGGCCGAACCCGCAGGGCAAGCTGGTCAGCGTGCTCGAAGGCGAGGTCTACGACGTGGCGGTGGACATCCGTCGCGGCTCGCCCACGTTCGGGCAGTCGGTAGGCGTGATGCTGACTGCCGACAACCATCGCCACTTCTGGGTGCCGGAAGGTTTCGCACACGGTTTCTGCGTGCTGTCGGAGTTTGCCACCTTCACCTACCAGTGCACCGCGCTGTACGACCCGAAAGCCGACGCCGGCATCCGCTGGAACGATGCCGCGCTCGGCATCGACTGGCCGCTGAGCGAGCCGCTGCTGTCGGACAAGGACGGCAGGACGCCGCTGCTCGAGGACGTTCCGCCCGAGCGGCTG
The window above is part of the Rhodanobacter sp. LX-99 genome. Proteins encoded here:
- the rfbC gene encoding dTDP-4-dehydrorhamnose 3,5-epimerase — encoded protein: MKVIETTLPGALILEPQVFGDARGFFYESYNKAKWIEAGIDVNFVQSNVSRSARGVLRGLHYQWPNPQGKLVSVLEGEVYDVAVDIRRGSPTFGQSVGVMLTADNHRHFWVPEGFAHGFCVLSEFATFTYQCTALYDPKADAGIRWNDAALGIDWPLSEPLLSDKDGRTPLLEDVPPERLPMYEA